A DNA window from Vibrio cidicii contains the following coding sequences:
- the fre gene encoding NAD(P)H-flavin reductase, whose protein sequence is MTIQCKVKSIKPLASNTYQILLHPETPVAFKAGQYLMVVMGEKDKRPFSIASSPCRHEGELELHIGAAEHNAYALEVVEAMQNALVTGSQIEIDAPHGDAWLKEDSERPLLLIAGGTGFSYVRSILDHCIAQNRQSAIYLYWGARDESQLYAKNELSDIAAKYQNVHFVPVIEDVDADWQGKVGNVLQAVNSDFESLQEFDIYIAGRFEMAGAAREQFTQQKKAIRERMFADAYAFI, encoded by the coding sequence ATGACCATTCAATGCAAAGTTAAGTCAATTAAGCCGTTGGCGAGTAATACCTATCAAATTCTACTTCATCCTGAAACACCAGTGGCATTTAAGGCGGGGCAATATTTAATGGTGGTCATGGGCGAGAAAGATAAGCGTCCGTTTTCGATTGCAAGCAGTCCATGCCGTCATGAAGGTGAACTTGAACTTCATATTGGTGCGGCGGAGCACAATGCTTATGCACTTGAGGTGGTCGAAGCGATGCAAAACGCGTTAGTAACAGGGTCGCAAATTGAAATTGACGCGCCACACGGAGACGCTTGGCTAAAAGAAGACAGCGAGCGTCCGCTTCTTCTGATTGCCGGTGGGACCGGCTTTAGTTACGTGCGTTCGATTTTAGACCATTGCATTGCACAAAACCGTCAAAGCGCTATCTACCTTTATTGGGGCGCGCGCGATGAATCGCAATTGTACGCAAAAAATGAGCTAAGCGATATTGCTGCAAAGTACCAGAACGTCCATTTTGTCCCTGTCATAGAAGATGTTGATGCTGACTGGCAAGGGAAAGTGGGTAATGTCCTCCAAGCGGTCAATAGCGATTTTGAATCCTTACAGGAATTTGATATTTACATTGCGGGTCGATTTGAAATGGCTGGAGCAGCAAGAGAGCAGTTTACTCAGCAGAAAAAAGCGATCAGAGAGCGCATGTTTGCTGATGCTTATGCATTTATCTGA
- a CDS encoding 7-cyano-7-deazaguanine/7-aminomethyl-7-deazaguanine transporter: MSHFTPAQQRNALIYLVLFHLVIIASSNYLVQLPFTVFGLHTTWGAFTFPFIFLATDLTVRVFGAALARRIIFLVMLPALAVSYVLSVLFFEGQFQGFSHLSEFNLFVARIAIASFMAYLLGQIMDVHVFNRLRQMKQWWVAPTCSTLFGNALDTIAFFAIAFYQSPDPFMAEHWTEIALVDYGFKLVISLGLFVPMYGVLLNYLTKKLTAVNPQFTLAQSSR, encoded by the coding sequence ATGAGTCACTTTACCCCTGCGCAGCAGCGCAACGCCCTAATCTATCTGGTTTTATTCCATTTAGTCATCATTGCATCCAGTAACTATTTGGTGCAATTGCCCTTTACCGTCTTTGGTTTACACACCACTTGGGGCGCCTTTACGTTCCCATTTATTTTCCTTGCAACCGATCTTACGGTACGTGTTTTTGGCGCAGCCTTGGCAAGAAGAATCATTTTCTTAGTGATGTTGCCTGCACTGGCCGTCTCTTACGTGCTTTCGGTGCTGTTTTTTGAGGGGCAGTTTCAAGGCTTTTCCCATCTGAGTGAGTTTAATCTGTTTGTGGCGCGTATCGCTATCGCCAGCTTTATGGCTTACCTGCTGGGACAGATCATGGATGTGCATGTGTTTAACCGTCTGCGTCAAATGAAGCAGTGGTGGGTTGCGCCAACCTGTTCCACTTTGTTTGGTAACGCGCTCGATACCATCGCCTTTTTTGCCATTGCTTTTTACCAAAGCCCCGATCCGTTTATGGCGGAGCACTGGACGGAAATCGCGCTGGTGGATTACGGTTTTAAATTGGTGATCAGCTTGGGGCTTTTTGTGCCCATGTATGGCGTGCTACTCAACTATTTGACCAAGAAACTCACGGCGGTGAACCCGCAATTTACTTTGGCGCAAAGCTCGCGCTAA
- a CDS encoding 2Fe-2S iron-sulfur cluster-binding protein: MSHQVHLLPMNVTFIVLQGETVLEAALNNNIRFPHRCQIGACAMCMCRKISGEVSYHLEPMLTNKEQQQGWIFPCQAYAESNLVLTFEE, translated from the coding sequence ATGAGCCATCAAGTCCACCTTCTGCCAATGAATGTCACATTCATCGTGTTGCAAGGTGAAACGGTGTTGGAAGCGGCGCTCAACAATAATATTCGCTTCCCGCATCGTTGCCAAATCGGCGCTTGTGCAATGTGCATGTGCCGAAAAATCTCGGGTGAGGTGAGTTATCACCTCGAACCCATGCTAACCAATAAAGAGCAGCAGCAAGGTTGGATTTTTCCTTGCCAAGCCTACGCAGAAAGTAATTTAGTGCTTACTTTTGAAGAGTAA
- the trxA gene encoding thioredoxin TrxA produces the protein MSDKILQLTDEGFENDVLKAAGPVLVDFWAEWCGPCKMIAPILDEVAEEYQGKLTIGKLNIDHNAGTPPKFGIRGIPTLLLFKDGSVAATKVGALSKTQLKEFLDANL, from the coding sequence ATGAGTGATAAGATTTTGCAGCTGACTGATGAAGGTTTTGAAAATGACGTTCTTAAGGCTGCAGGCCCGGTACTGGTAGACTTTTGGGCAGAATGGTGTGGTCCTTGTAAGATGATTGCGCCGATTCTGGATGAAGTTGCTGAAGAGTACCAAGGCAAACTCACTATCGGTAAACTAAATATCGACCATAATGCAGGCACACCACCTAAATTTGGCATTCGCGGTATTCCAACCTTGCTGTTGTTCAAAGACGGCAGCGTGGCAGCGACAAAAGTGGGTGCGCTATCAAAAACTCAATTGAAAGAGTTCTTGGATGCAAACCTATAA
- the rhlB gene encoding ATP-dependent RNA helicase RhlB has product MKKTHITEQKFADFGLHPQVIEGLDKKGFEFCTPIQALALPVLLSGQDIAGQAQTGTGKTLAFLTATFNHLLTTPAHEGRQPNQPRAIIMAPTRELAIQIYNDAESLVASTGIKAALAYGGESYDKQLTKLQDGVDVLIGTTGRIIDFYKQRVFGLNNIQAVVLDEADRMFDLGFIKDIRFLFRRMPAPQERLNMLFSATLSYRVQELAFEHMHNPEHVVVEPEQKTGHRIQEELFYPSNQDKMALLQTLIEEEWPDRAIIFANTKHRCESIWAHLAGDNHRVGLLTGDVPQKKREKILEQFTQGAVDILVATDVAARGLHIPQVTHVFNYDLPDDCEDYVHRIGRTGRAGASGHSISFACEEYAINLPAIEEYIEHAIPVSEYDHDALIKDLPAPVRTPSARSQQRRTNTSGARSGDRKSNNRRPRGPRQPREA; this is encoded by the coding sequence ATGAAAAAGACGCATATCACAGAGCAAAAGTTCGCCGACTTCGGGTTGCATCCGCAAGTTATTGAAGGATTGGACAAAAAAGGGTTTGAGTTTTGCACCCCGATCCAAGCCTTGGCGCTGCCGGTACTGCTCTCCGGCCAAGACATCGCAGGCCAGGCCCAAACCGGGACTGGTAAAACGCTCGCGTTTCTTACTGCTACTTTTAACCATCTACTGACTACGCCAGCGCATGAAGGCCGTCAGCCAAACCAGCCACGTGCGATCATTATGGCGCCAACGCGTGAACTGGCTATCCAGATTTACAACGATGCCGAATCTTTGGTCGCCAGCACCGGGATCAAAGCAGCCTTAGCTTACGGCGGTGAAAGCTACGATAAGCAACTAACCAAACTGCAAGACGGTGTGGATGTGTTGATCGGCACCACAGGCCGTATTATTGACTTCTACAAGCAGCGCGTATTTGGCTTAAATAACATTCAAGCCGTGGTGTTGGATGAAGCAGATCGCATGTTCGATCTTGGCTTTATTAAAGACATTCGTTTCTTGTTCCGCCGTATGCCGGCCCCTCAGGAGCGTTTGAACATGCTGTTCTCTGCAACACTCTCTTACCGTGTGCAAGAGCTAGCGTTTGAGCATATGCACAATCCTGAGCATGTGGTGGTTGAACCCGAACAAAAAACTGGCCATCGCATTCAAGAAGAGCTGTTCTATCCTTCCAATCAAGACAAAATGGCCCTGCTACAAACGCTGATTGAAGAAGAGTGGCCAGATCGTGCGATCATTTTTGCCAACACCAAGCATCGCTGTGAATCGATTTGGGCTCATCTGGCGGGTGACAATCACCGTGTTGGCTTACTGACGGGTGATGTCCCACAGAAGAAACGCGAAAAAATTCTTGAGCAATTTACCCAAGGCGCGGTAGACATTTTAGTCGCCACCGATGTTGCGGCACGTGGCTTACATATCCCACAAGTCACGCACGTATTTAACTACGACTTGCCTGACGATTGCGAAGACTATGTTCACCGTATCGGTCGTACAGGCCGTGCTGGCGCAAGTGGTCATTCGATTAGCTTTGCTTGCGAAGAGTACGCGATTAACCTGCCAGCGATTGAAGAGTACATTGAACACGCGATACCGGTGTCTGAGTACGACCACGACGCGTTGATCAAAGATCTCCCGGCCCCCGTTCGTACCCCATCAGCGCGTTCACAACAGCGCCGAACCAACACCAGCGGCGCACGCTCCGGAGATAGAAAGTCAAACAACCGCCGTCCGCGAGGACCTCGCCAGCCAAGGGAAGCCTAA
- a CDS encoding uroporphyrinogen-III C-methyltransferase — protein MTSKKNNEQTTPEEMTSTPTSNDISPNNDTSASAEIANDVRPASSDTEKAPHSNTQPEQKRGNKLSIIAIVIALLGTGGLAYQMQQQSSHYQAQIAALQNQLQQTQSSLTQQMNQVKTETMQQASSTLHKAEVELAQQQKSIESLQLAMADVKGRRPNDWLLAEADYLVKLAGRKLFLERDATSATHLMESADQRIATLNDPSLVPLRKAMASDITKLKTIPIIDRDGLVLRLTALQQQVDQLPLANAILPEAKAVEKTEVSEDISNWQDNLLTSLKDFSENFITFRTRDGNVIPLLSPEQHFYLKENIKAKLETAIKAVYLEQGELYTIALTTAESWSESFFNPDDNAVKEFNRSLKQLSQQNVQVAYPVKLDTQNQLADVIRERLRRDVTSLTSTEEKQ, from the coding sequence ATGACAAGTAAAAAAAATAACGAGCAAACCACGCCTGAAGAAATGACGTCTACCCCAACCTCCAACGACATTTCGCCCAATAACGATACGTCTGCTTCTGCCGAGATCGCCAACGATGTCCGCCCAGCCTCCTCTGACACCGAAAAAGCGCCACACAGCAACACTCAGCCAGAGCAAAAGCGCGGCAACAAACTGAGCATCATCGCGATTGTGATTGCCCTGCTTGGTACTGGCGGGCTTGCTTATCAAATGCAACAGCAGAGTAGCCACTACCAAGCGCAGATCGCCGCACTGCAAAATCAGCTGCAACAAACTCAGTCATCCTTGACTCAGCAGATGAACCAAGTCAAAACGGAAACGATGCAGCAAGCCAGCAGCACACTCCACAAAGCAGAAGTGGAGCTTGCGCAGCAGCAAAAGAGCATTGAGAGCCTACAACTGGCCATGGCGGATGTGAAAGGACGCCGTCCAAACGACTGGCTGCTGGCGGAAGCGGATTACTTGGTCAAACTGGCCGGACGCAAGCTGTTTCTTGAGCGCGACGCAACGAGCGCCACTCATCTGATGGAAAGCGCTGATCAACGTATCGCCACGCTCAACGACCCGAGCTTGGTCCCACTGCGTAAAGCAATGGCAAGCGACATTACCAAACTAAAAACCATCCCAATCATTGATCGTGATGGCTTAGTACTGCGTCTAACCGCTTTGCAGCAACAAGTCGATCAGCTGCCACTGGCTAATGCTATTCTCCCAGAAGCCAAAGCGGTAGAAAAAACCGAGGTCTCCGAGGACATCAGTAACTGGCAAGACAACTTGCTCACCTCGCTAAAAGACTTCTCAGAAAACTTCATTACCTTCCGTACCCGCGACGGCAATGTGATTCCTCTGCTCTCACCAGAGCAACATTTTTATCTCAAAGAGAATATCAAAGCCAAGCTGGAAACGGCGATCAAAGCCGTCTATCTCGAGCAAGGTGAGCTTTACACCATTGCATTGACGACCGCAGAAAGCTGGTCTGAATCCTTCTTTAACCCTGACGACAATGCCGTAAAAGAGTTTAATCGCAGTCTAAAACAACTCAGCCAGCAGAATGTTCAGGTGGCGTATCCCGTGAAACTGGATACACAAAATCAACTCGCGGATGTGATTCGTGAACGCCTCCGCCGGGATGTCACCTCGCTAACCAGCACGGAGGAAAAACAATGA
- a CDS encoding heme biosynthesis HemY N-terminal domain-containing protein, which produces MIRMIFLFVVLGAGLFAGTQFSGQQGYVLISVANSTIEMSVTTLVIFIVAALAGLFALEYLAKKVIYTSFTTWNWFSVRKMRRSRRYTNEGIIKLLEGDWKGAEKKVTRWANHHDMPLLCYLVASEAADGQGDKAKRDQYLALAAQQENAHLAVELTRAKQWVREGEFTQAFDTLQSLKSSHPNNPIVMDLLKTTYLELKLWQPLLDLLPSLQKSGHISQQEMEQVSLQAHCGQLNDIATQKGSEGLIAYWNGLSKKLKLEETLIACFVQQLIARKADHEALTVIKEALKKTASSKLYALLPELNLSDSHPVIVLLEEATKRDNSNAEAHSALAQLYLREKKWTLAQTHFEQALNVRSSVSDYAYLAEALEKQDLNKAAHEVSRKALTLVQNG; this is translated from the coding sequence ATGATTCGTATGATTTTTCTTTTTGTCGTGCTCGGCGCAGGATTGTTTGCTGGTACACAATTTTCCGGCCAGCAAGGTTATGTGCTGATCTCTGTAGCCAACAGCACCATAGAGATGAGTGTGACGACGTTGGTTATCTTTATCGTCGCAGCTCTGGCAGGATTATTCGCCTTGGAATACCTCGCCAAGAAAGTGATTTATACCAGCTTCACCACTTGGAACTGGTTTAGTGTGCGTAAAATGCGCCGCTCACGTCGTTACACCAATGAAGGCATCATTAAGCTGCTGGAAGGAGATTGGAAAGGAGCGGAGAAAAAAGTGACACGCTGGGCTAATCATCACGATATGCCGCTATTGTGCTACTTAGTTGCATCCGAAGCGGCTGACGGCCAAGGAGACAAAGCCAAGCGTGATCAGTACCTTGCTCTTGCTGCCCAACAAGAAAACGCCCATTTGGCGGTGGAGCTGACCAGAGCAAAACAGTGGGTTCGTGAGGGCGAGTTTACCCAGGCGTTTGACACACTGCAATCGCTCAAAAGTAGCCACCCTAACAATCCCATTGTCATGGACCTACTGAAAACCACCTATCTAGAACTGAAACTGTGGCAACCCCTACTCGATTTGCTGCCAAGCTTGCAGAAGTCCGGTCATATCAGCCAGCAAGAGATGGAGCAGGTCAGCTTACAAGCTCATTGCGGCCAGCTCAATGATATTGCGACGCAGAAAGGCAGTGAAGGGCTCATCGCTTATTGGAATGGACTGAGCAAAAAGCTTAAGCTGGAAGAAACGCTCATCGCCTGTTTTGTACAACAGTTGATCGCTCGTAAAGCCGATCATGAGGCTCTGACTGTCATCAAAGAAGCACTGAAAAAAACAGCCTCTAGCAAACTGTATGCGCTATTGCCAGAACTTAACCTCTCCGATAGCCACCCAGTGATAGTACTGCTTGAGGAAGCGACAAAGCGCGACAATAGCAACGCAGAAGCGCACAGCGCTTTGGCCCAACTCTACTTACGCGAAAAGAAATGGACATTGGCACAGACACACTTTGAACAAGCACTTAACGTGCGATCCAGTGTCTCTGACTACGCTTACCTAGCAGAAGCCCTAGAAAAGCAAGATCTCAATAAAGCAGCTCATGAGGTTTCACGCAAAGCACTTACTCTTGTGCAGAATGGATAA
- the ubiD gene encoding 4-hydroxy-3-polyprenylbenzoate decarboxylase, with protein sequence MSFKDLREFLDHLERHGQLKRITHPVDPAYEMTEISDRTLRAAGPALLFENPIGYRIPVLTNLFGTPERVAMGMGRSEVKELREVGKLLAYLKEPEPPRGFKDALDKIPLFRQVLNMPAKKLRKAPCQEIVWQGDEVDLDKIPVMSCWAEDVAPLLTWGLTVTRGPYKKRQNLGIYRQQKIAKNKIIMRWLAHRGGALDLRDWMEANPGQPFPVSVAFGADPATILGAVTPVPDTLSEYAFAGLLRGSKTEVVQSISNDLEVPASAEIVLEGYIDPNEFADEGPYGDHTGYYNEKEQHHVFTITHITMRRDPIYHSTYTGRPPDEPAVLGVALNEVFVPILQKQFPEIEDFYLPPEGCSYRMAVVTMKKQYPGHAKRVMMGVWSFLRQFMYTKFVIVCDESVNARDWDAVVKAMTEHMDPVQDTLMIDNTPIDSLDFASPVVGLGSKMGLDATIKWPSELATRTSVPERESHVIAECDLLALKQQHPEIVDLYFPPSANHQFVIASMKKERAGQSQMLLKHLWDFFAPYADIKFIILCDDDVNVQDWHDIIWAVTTRMDPLRDTAQVKCSGSSKLGLDATNKFAPEVVREWGSPIKKDPQLVAKIDAIWHELGIL encoded by the coding sequence ATGAGTTTTAAGGATTTACGTGAATTTCTTGACCATCTTGAACGGCATGGTCAACTGAAACGCATTACTCACCCTGTCGACCCTGCCTATGAAATGACAGAAATCAGCGATCGTACGCTACGTGCGGCGGGGCCTGCTCTGCTGTTTGAAAACCCGATTGGCTATCGTATTCCTGTGCTAACGAACCTTTTTGGTACGCCTGAACGTGTCGCCATGGGCATGGGACGAAGCGAGGTCAAAGAGTTACGTGAAGTTGGGAAATTGCTGGCTTACCTCAAAGAGCCTGAACCGCCACGCGGCTTTAAAGATGCACTGGACAAGATCCCACTGTTCAGGCAAGTACTCAATATGCCAGCCAAAAAGCTGCGTAAAGCGCCGTGCCAAGAGATAGTGTGGCAGGGCGATGAGGTTGACCTAGACAAGATCCCAGTCATGAGTTGCTGGGCTGAGGATGTTGCGCCCTTACTTACTTGGGGGCTCACTGTCACTCGAGGTCCATACAAAAAGCGGCAAAATCTGGGCATCTATCGACAGCAGAAAATCGCAAAGAACAAAATCATCATGCGCTGGCTCGCTCATCGTGGTGGTGCCTTGGATCTGCGTGATTGGATGGAGGCAAACCCTGGCCAACCATTTCCAGTGTCGGTCGCGTTTGGTGCCGATCCGGCGACCATCCTTGGCGCGGTGACGCCAGTGCCAGACACGCTATCCGAGTACGCTTTCGCGGGCCTATTACGTGGCAGCAAAACCGAAGTCGTTCAATCGATCAGTAATGACTTGGAAGTACCTGCCAGTGCAGAGATTGTGCTGGAAGGCTACATCGACCCGAATGAGTTTGCTGATGAAGGTCCGTACGGCGATCATACGGGCTACTACAACGAAAAAGAGCAGCATCACGTCTTTACTATCACGCACATCACCATGCGTCGCGATCCTATCTACCACAGCACTTACACAGGGCGTCCACCCGATGAACCTGCCGTGCTCGGTGTGGCACTCAATGAAGTCTTTGTGCCGATCCTACAAAAGCAGTTTCCAGAGATTGAGGATTTCTATCTACCGCCAGAAGGCTGCTCGTATCGCATGGCCGTGGTCACGATGAAAAAGCAGTATCCAGGGCATGCTAAGCGGGTGATGATGGGGGTGTGGTCTTTCCTGCGTCAGTTTATGTATACCAAGTTCGTGATAGTTTGCGACGAATCGGTTAACGCGCGCGATTGGGATGCCGTCGTCAAAGCGATGACTGAACATATGGATCCTGTGCAAGATACCTTGATGATCGATAACACACCGATTGATTCACTCGATTTTGCTTCGCCAGTGGTAGGGCTTGGGTCAAAGATGGGGCTGGATGCGACGATAAAGTGGCCGTCTGAGCTGGCAACGCGAACGTCAGTGCCGGAGCGAGAAAGCCATGTGATAGCTGAATGTGACTTGTTGGCGCTGAAACAACAGCACCCAGAAATCGTTGACCTCTATTTTCCTCCTAGTGCTAACCATCAATTTGTTATTGCGTCGATGAAAAAAGAGCGAGCTGGCCAGTCTCAAATGTTGCTGAAACATCTGTGGGATTTCTTTGCCCCCTATGCAGATATCAAATTTATTATCTTGTGTGATGATGACGTTAATGTGCAAGATTGGCACGACATCATTTGGGCGGTAACCACACGTATGGATCCACTCAGAGACACAGCGCAAGTTAAGTGCTCTGGTTCCTCGAAGTTGGGGCTGGATGCGACCAACAAATTTGCCCCAGAGGTTGTACGAGAGTGGGGCAGCCCGATTAAAAAAGATCCGCAACTTGTGGCTAAAATCGATGCGATTTGGCACGAGTTAGGTATTCTATGA
- the rho gene encoding transcription termination factor Rho, whose amino-acid sequence MNLTELKNIPVSDLVKLGESLGLENLARLRKQDIIFAILKAHAKSGEDIFGDGVLEILQDGFGFLRSADSSYLAGPDDIYVSPSQIRRFNLRTGDSIAGKIRPPKDGERYFALLKVNTVNDDRPDNARNKILFENLTPLHANERMVMERGNGSTEDITARVLDLASPIGKGQRGLIVAPPKAGKTMLLQNIAQSITYNHPECVLMVLLIDERPEEVTEMQRLVKGEVVASTFDEPASRHVQVAEMVIEKAKRLVEHKKDVVILLDSITRLARAYNTVVPSSGKVLTGGVDANALHRPKRFFGAARNVEEGGSLTIIATALVDTGSKMDEVIYEEFKGTGNMELHLNRKIAEKRVFPAIDFNRSGTRREELLTKTDELQKMWILRKIVHPMGETDAMEFLIDKLAMTKTNDEFFDAMRRQ is encoded by the coding sequence ATGAACCTTACCGAATTGAAAAACATCCCGGTATCAGACCTTGTTAAGCTTGGTGAAAGCTTAGGTCTGGAAAACCTGGCACGTTTACGTAAACAAGACATTATCTTCGCCATCCTAAAAGCTCACGCAAAAAGCGGCGAAGATATTTTTGGCGATGGGGTTCTGGAAATTCTGCAAGACGGCTTTGGTTTCCTACGTAGTGCAGACAGTTCGTACTTGGCGGGTCCCGATGATATTTACGTATCACCAAGCCAGATTCGTCGTTTTAACTTGCGCACGGGCGATTCGATCGCAGGCAAAATTCGTCCACCAAAAGATGGCGAACGTTATTTTGCACTGCTGAAAGTCAACACAGTTAACGATGATCGACCAGACAACGCACGTAATAAAATCCTGTTTGAAAACTTAACTCCTCTGCACGCCAATGAGCGTATGGTGATGGAGCGCGGTAATGGCTCGACAGAAGATATCACTGCGCGTGTATTAGATTTGGCATCGCCAATTGGTAAAGGCCAGCGTGGTTTGATCGTGGCGCCGCCAAAAGCGGGTAAAACCATGCTGCTGCAAAACATCGCACAGAGCATCACTTACAACCACCCAGAATGTGTGTTGATGGTGTTGCTGATTGATGAGCGTCCAGAAGAAGTGACCGAAATGCAGCGCCTAGTAAAAGGCGAAGTGGTGGCTTCGACGTTTGATGAGCCAGCTTCTCGTCACGTACAAGTGGCTGAGATGGTCATCGAAAAAGCGAAACGCTTGGTTGAACACAAGAAAGACGTGGTGATTCTGCTGGATTCGATTACTCGTCTTGCGCGTGCATACAACACCGTTGTGCCTTCTTCGGGTAAAGTACTGACCGGTGGTGTGGATGCGAACGCGCTGCATCGTCCTAAGCGTTTCTTTGGTGCGGCACGTAATGTGGAAGAGGGCGGTAGCCTGACCATTATCGCGACCGCGCTAGTGGATACGGGTTCTAAGATGGATGAAGTGATCTACGAAGAGTTTAAAGGTACGGGTAACATGGAACTGCACCTAAACCGTAAGATTGCTGAGAAGCGTGTCTTCCCTGCGATTGATTTCAACCGCTCAGGTACTCGTCGTGAAGAGCTCCTAACCAAGACCGATGAACTGCAGAAAATGTGGATTCTGCGCAAGATTGTTCATCCGATGGGCGAGACGGACGCGATGGAATTTTTGATCGACAAGTTGGCGATGACGAAAACCAACGACGAATTCTTTGACGCCATGCGTCGCCAGTAA
- the gppA gene encoding guanosine-5'-triphosphate,3'-diphosphate diphosphatase, which produces MSQTGTSPLYAAIDLGSNSFHMLVVRHIDGSVQTMAKIKRKVRLAAGLDEHHALSMEAMQRGWDCLSLFAERLQDIPAENIRIVGTATLRTATNVDLFLQKANQILGHPIEVISGEEEAATIYKGVAHTSGGSGRRLVVDIGGASTELIIGEGFEAKALTSLRMGCVTWLENFFKDRQLNARNFDNAIEGAKQILKPVLAQYKELGWDVCVGASGTVQALQEIMLAQGMDEVITHAKLKRLQKQAMLADHLEELEIEGLTLERALVFPSGLSILIAVFELLEIDAMTLAGGALREGLAYEMMKELRQDDIRSRTIASIQTRYQLDSQYGQQVASLALRLLEQAGGEEWIAEPQGKVLLETTAKLHEIGLTIDYKKGGEHSAYLLQHLDLPGFTRAQKFFIGELARRYRDQLTSLPEQHALSGNSAKRVLRLLRLAVLLSHRRRPELEPQITLIAENDKLTLQISAGWLAQNPLTAAELETEANRQTDIGWPMVIEAN; this is translated from the coding sequence ATGAGCCAGACAGGAACATCACCGCTCTATGCCGCCATCGACCTCGGGTCGAACAGTTTTCATATGCTCGTTGTGCGTCATATCGATGGCAGCGTTCAGACTATGGCCAAAATCAAGCGCAAAGTTCGCCTTGCAGCGGGTCTAGATGAACACCATGCGCTTAGCATGGAAGCGATGCAGCGTGGATGGGACTGCCTGAGCCTGTTTGCAGAAAGGCTGCAAGATATCCCGGCAGAAAATATTCGCATTGTCGGCACAGCGACCCTGCGAACCGCAACCAATGTGGATCTCTTCCTACAAAAGGCCAACCAGATCCTCGGCCATCCGATTGAAGTGATCAGCGGCGAAGAAGAAGCAGCGACGATTTACAAAGGCGTCGCACACACCTCTGGCGGCAGTGGTCGCCGCTTAGTGGTAGACATCGGCGGCGCAAGTACCGAACTGATTATTGGCGAAGGCTTTGAAGCCAAAGCGCTAACCAGCTTGCGTATGGGGTGCGTGACGTGGTTGGAAAACTTCTTTAAAGACCGCCAGCTCAATGCACGCAACTTCGACAACGCCATTGAAGGTGCAAAACAAATCCTCAAACCGGTACTTGCGCAGTACAAAGAGCTCGGCTGGGATGTGTGTGTCGGCGCGTCCGGCACTGTCCAAGCGTTGCAAGAGATCATGTTGGCGCAGGGTATGGACGAAGTGATTACTCACGCCAAGCTCAAGCGTCTACAAAAGCAAGCCATGCTCGCCGACCACCTCGAAGAGCTGGAAATTGAAGGGCTCACTTTAGAACGTGCGTTAGTCTTTCCTAGCGGTTTATCGATTCTGATTGCGGTTTTTGAACTGCTGGAGATCGATGCCATGACACTGGCTGGCGGCGCGCTGCGTGAAGGGCTTGCCTACGAAATGATGAAAGAGCTCCGTCAAGACGACATCCGCTCTCGCACCATTGCCAGCATACAAACTCGCTATCAACTCGACAGTCAATATGGTCAACAAGTGGCGTCTCTCGCACTGCGCTTGCTAGAACAAGCCGGCGGCGAGGAGTGGATAGCCGAGCCTCAAGGCAAAGTGTTGCTAGAAACCACCGCGAAGTTGCACGAAATCGGTTTGACTATCGATTACAAGAAAGGCGGTGAACACAGCGCTTACTTGCTGCAGCACCTTGATTTGCCGGGCTTTACTCGCGCGCAGAAATTCTTTATCGGTGAACTGGCGAGACGCTATCGAGATCAGCTTACGTCACTTCCTGAACAGCATGCCCTGTCCGGCAACAGCGCCAAACGCGTGCTGCGCTTGCTGCGCCTCGCGGTGTTGCTGTCGCATCGTCGTCGTCCTGAACTGGAACCTCAAATCACACTCATTGCCGAAAACGACAAACTCACGCTGCAAATCAGCGCTGGCTGGTTAGCGCAAAACCCGCTGACGGCAGCAGAACTGGAAACCGAAGCCAATCGCCAGACCGACATCGGTTGGCCAATGGTGATTGAAGCGAACTAA